From Penicillium psychrofluorescens genome assembly, chromosome: 1, one genomic window encodes:
- a CDS encoding uncharacterized protein (ID:PFLUO_001811-T1.cds;~source:funannotate): MREKTMPYSETTPLLEVRVARQRHRYPHNLLRRACTVFLGAVLVVVLILFLIPESMLPGDHGSIWSYFPGSHSLPHPAWPEGHGMPYDQLQQILLNTPSAAKAREWSSYYTAGPHLAGKNLSQAVWTLEKWKEFGVEDTTLASYDIYMNYPLDHRLALLKKSGDGDKTDVTFEATLEEDVLDEDPTSSLPDRVPVFHGYSASGNVTAQYVYANFGTYRDFEALVNANVSLEGKIALVKYGHVFRGLKVKRAQELGMVGVVMYSDPQEDGPITEENGYDAYPDGPARNPSAVQRGSTQFLSILPGDPTTPGYPSKPGCERQDPYNSIPSIPSLPISYKEALPFLKALNGHGPKGADFDDPWVGGLVYKGVDYNIGPSPEDVVINLCNEQEYVTTPVWNVIGVIKGFIRDEVVVLGNHRDAWVAGGSGDPNSGSAALNEVIRSFGVALKAGWKPLRTIVFASWDGEEYGLLGSTEWVEENIPWLSKTNIAYLNVDVAASGTQFGPRASPLLNKVIYDVTGLVPAPNQTEGQTVRDIWDGQIATMGSGSDFTAFQDFGGIASVDFGFGPQEGDPVYHYHSNYDSAAWMEKFGDPTFSYHMATTKMWALAAAQLVESPLVAMSAKDYAVGLEDYLNRVEPVARGEGMHFDFAPLYNAISQFQDVAANFDAYAEDLNDQLGDDVPWYHWWKKVKLYLQIRVANAKYKGIERAFLYEPGLDGRDWFKHVVFAPGIWTGYSGATFPGLVESFQAGDAANATKWGSIILERINAAAKLLE; the protein is encoded by the exons atgagggagaAGACCATGCCGTACTCAGAGACGACGCCTCTGCTGGAGGTGCGGGTCGCTCGCCAGCGGCACCGCTACCCCCATAACCTCCTTCGGCGCGCTTGCACCGTCTTCCTAGGCGCTGTGCTAGTGGTCGTCCTCATCCTGTTCTTGATTCCCGAGAGCATGCTACCAGGAGATCACGGCTCGATCTGGTCGTATTTTCCCGGTTCCCATTCTCTCCCGCATCCAGCCTGGCCTGAGGGCCATGGAATGCCGTACGATCAACTCCAACAGATCCTCCTCAACACTCCATCGGCCGCCAAGGCCCGCGAGTGGAGCTCCTACTATACAGCAGGACCTCATCTAGCGGGCAAGAACCTCAGCCAAGCTGTGTGGACCCtcgagaaatggaaggagTTCGGTGTCGAGGACACTACCCTCGCATCTTATGACATATACATGAACTACCCACTGGACCACCGCCTAGCGCTATTGAAAAAGTCCGGTGACGGCGACAAGACGGACGTCACTTTTGAAGCGACtttggaagaagatgtgCTAGACGAAGATCCTACTTCTAGTCTACCGGATCGCGTCCCCGTTTTCCATGGCTACTCGGCTAGCGGTAATGTTACTGCGCAGTACGTGTACGCCAATTTCGGCACCTATAGGGATTTCGAGGCCCTAGTCAACGCCAACGTGTCGCTAGAGGGCAAAATTGCGCTCGTCAAGTATGGACATGTCTTCCGTGGGTTGAAGGTCAAGCGTGCGCAGGAGCTGGGTATGGTCGGTGTGGTCATGTACAGTGATCCCCAGGAAGATGGACCCATCACTGAGGAAAATGGCTACGATGCCTACCCGGATGGGCCGGCGCGGAATCCCAGTGCTGTCCAGAGAGGAAGCACGCAGTTTCTCA GCATTCTTCCGGGTGATCCCACCACACCTGGGTATCCATCCAAGCCCGGCTGCGAACGACAGGACCCTTACAACTCTATTCCTTCGATTCCATCACTCCCAATCTCCTATAAGGAGGCTCTCCCGTTCCTCAAGGCTCTGAATGGGCATGGTCCTAAGGGAGCGGACTTTGATGATCCGTGGGTTGGTGGCCTCGTCTACAAGGGCGTCGACTATAACATTGGCCCGTCTCCTGAAGATGTAGTGATCAATCTGTGCAATGAGCAGGAATACGTGACCACCCCGGTGTGGAATGTCATTGGGGTCATCAAGGGGTTCATTCGGGACGAAGTTGTTGTATTGGGTAACCACCGGGATGCTTGGGTTGCCGGTGGCTCTGGAGATCCTAACAGTGGCTCCGCAGCGCTCAATGAAGTTATTCGCAGCTTCGGAGTGGCCCTTAAAGCTGGATGGAAACCACTACGCACTATCGTCTTTGCCAGTTGGGACGGTGAGGAGTATGGTCTGCTCGGGTCGACCGAGTGGGTTGAGGAGAATATCCCCTGGTTGTCGAAGACCAACATCGCATATCTGAACGTGGATGTCGCGGCGTCTGGCACGCAATTCGGACCTCGCGCTAGCCCTCTGTTGAACAAGGTCATCTACGACGTCACTGGCCTAGTACCAGCCCCAAATCAGACCGAGGGCCAAACTGTCCGTGACATTTGGGACGGGCAGATTGCAACCATGGGCAGCGGTAGCGACTTCACTGCCTTCCAGGATTTCGGCGGCATTGCCAGCGTGGACTTTGGCTTCGGCCCGCAGGAAGGAGACCCAGTGTACCACTACCACTCGAACTACGACAGCGCCGCCTGGATGGAGAAGTTCGGCGACCCGACGTTCTCGTACCACATGGCAACCACCAAGATGTGGGCTCTTGCCGCTGCACAGCTAGTCGAGTCGCCATTGGTCGCCATGAGTGCCAAGGACTACGCCGTCGGTCTGGAAGATTACCTGAACCGCGTCGAACCAGTCGCACGCGGCGAGGGCATGCACTTCGACTTCGCACCACTCTACAATGCCATCTCTCAATTCCAGGACGTCGCGGCCAATTTCGACGCCTATGCCGAGGATCTGAACGACCAGCTCGGTGACGACGTCCCCTGGTACCACTGgtggaagaaggtgaagCTGTACTTGCAGATCCGGGTAGCAAACGCCAAGTACAAGGGCATCGAGCGAGCATTCTTGTACGAACCGGGTCTGGACGGACGTGACTGGTTCAAGCATGTCGTCTTTGCTCCTGGCATTTGGACCGGATACTCAGGTGCAACGTTCCCGGGACTGGTGGAGAGTTTCCAGGCTGGGGATGCGGCAAATGCTACG AAATGGGGTTCTATCATCCTGGAGCGGATCAATGCGGCCGCCAAGTTGCTAGAGTAG
- a CDS encoding uncharacterized protein (ID:PFLUO_001812-T1.cds;~source:funannotate), whose translation MQFKILATLLLSSTALVSANDAVMTASSGSSDSSETNPDSSSMLIAAIPHSILTALETAIPTSWYTDIMQPKFRSSVESEIMAGTMPAWYNNLPQSVKAWASSEGGMINHLIGAEPTSAPVGAASSNTPATGAPAHNTASSTMSTAAATTTGKGGSGGSGGSGASGTTTSGTKKSSPSSSVSTGGAPIATGGVAAGIAGVAGILGLALAL comes from the coding sequence ATGCAGTTCAAGATCCTCGCCAcgctccttctctcctccacGGCCCTGGTCTCGGCCAACGATGCAGTTATGACCGCTTCGTCCGGCTCCTCCGATTCCTCCGAAACGAACCCGgacagcagctccatgctcatcgccgccatcccgCACTCCATTCTCACGGCCCTGGAAACCGCCATTCCGACATCATGGTACACCGACATCATGCAGCCCAAGTTCCGCTCTTCCGTCGAGAGTGAAATCATGGCTGGCACCATGCCGGCTTGGTACAACAACCTGCCTCAGAGCGTCAAGGCCTGGGCTTCGTCCGAGGGTGGCATGATCAACCACTTGATCGGCGCTGAACCGACTTCTGCGCCTGTCGGCGCGGCATCTTCCAATACTCCTGCTACTGGTGCTCCTGCGCATAACACTGCTTCTTCTACAATGAGCACTGCGGCCGCGACCACGACTGGAAAAGGTGGCTCCGGTGGCTCCGGTGGCTCCGGCGCCTCCGGCACCACGACCTCCGGCACTAAGAAGTcatctccttcgtcttcggTTTCGACTGGTGGCGCTCCGATTGCTActggtggtgttgctgcGGGCATTGCTGGCGTTGCTGGTATCCTTGGcctggctctggctctgtAG
- a CDS encoding uncharacterized protein (ID:PFLUO_001816-T1.cds;~source:funannotate), which translates to MAPIPRVDVDVDIPSSDVGEDSPLRRQFSEPFRPQSTSTQISQSPEPRSQIAKCSWCGKLLDVPDDGETTKEDLLRAHAASAHPKTIRFSDYDDAEEIDAENSDLYPNDEEAAYREEEIFNEEEPLNEDFNEEDEEEEEEVEEGGEEEEEPLDDEEQLIEEEILHDDEHFHEDEPLNDEEPLHEEDLAIHATLPEEEHGEMEEPVTAAPSAVGDHSDDAERQESKPSEVGPKPSQTKTGKLDRLEWLSNPRTSFPDDYRERLSKWQEPDVKSRLSKAWSIDDVKKFCPEYEQDEAKIKQTWQHVFNSSDSRPKKREAPEPITQHGPYKTIKVDKGGFLPIESPDNLVELLRHPENLTPDELYAVTETAAFAMRVWQDEYLALDKLYLYTHRHHREPLPEGSKRSFIMGNKKKTNHPLARVPEDERDFEDKKEAMLYGYKHTYFQGNTGTQVAWAPQDAFVQGGFVPTPAQARKMAAKTAPDDHNPDGFAPVLRDGIEHFPKLWEPRKEPTLMKFTRKRKAAEVEAASKAATDTEETQGESPEADETDEELQPAKRRTRGRGGRRSGVEFIQSELSTPRRGGRGRGRGRGRGVGRPSTRASLDIHQSYTPPSSSRGRGRGRGGMAAAQTRSVTDTSSLPALSPMATSPSGTPTASKQTSAESLEEARRLKIANSKNPKRTKAMLDHWDRFNREGRIRNPKRSKAQIEQDRVVEETRKAVDPPRPSGRRRRSPSLAPIPTGNLAPKASPGMPSLASSQHMGPGMPPNPPMPGSMGMPPYGHHGHPNPYGAPPGPPPPPPGHVQLGQPMPPQYAPFPYVPYNMGHLGPPRDPHRR; encoded by the coding sequence ATGGCCCCCATTCCCCGGGTCGATGTGGACGTGGACATTCCCTCATCTGACGTGGGCGAGGATTCTCCCCTGCGCCGTCAGTTCTCTGAACCCTTTCGCCCCCAGTCCACATCTACTCAGATTTCCCAGTCACCTGAGCCTCGGTCGCAAATAGCCAAATGCTCATGGTGTGGAAAACTCTTGGATGTTCCGGACGATGGCGAGACTACTAAGGAAGATCTCCTGAGAGCGCATGCCGCGTCTGCCCACCCAAAAACTATTCGGTTCTCCGACTatgatgatgccgaagaaaTCGATGCAGAGAACAGTGACTTGTACCCCAATGACGAGGAGGCGGCTTACCGTGAAGAAGAGATCTTCAACGAGGAGGAGCCTCTTAATGAAGACTTTaatgaggaggatgaggaagaggaagaagaagtcgaagaaggaggagaggaagaagaggagcctctcgatgatgaagaacaacttatcgaagaagaaattcttCACGACGACGAACACTTCCATGAGGACGAGCCTCTTAATGATGAAGAGCCCCTGCATGAAGAGGATCTGGCAATTCATGCCACACTGCCTGAAGAAGAGCATGGCGAAATGGAAGAACCAGTGACCGCCGCGCCCTCGGCCGTTGGCGACCACAGCGACGATGCTGAACGTCAAGAAAGCAAGCCAAGTGAAGTTGGTCCTAAGCCCAGCCAGACAAAAACGGGAAAACTCGATCGGTTGGAGTGGCTCTCGAATCCGCGAACATCCTTCCCCGATGACTATCGCGAACGCTTGTCCAAGTGGCAAGAACCAGACGTGAAGAGTCGTCTCTCCAAAGCTTGGAGTATTGACGATGTCAAGAAATTCTGCCCCGAGTATGAACAAGACGaggccaagatcaagcagacTTGGCAGCACGTTTTCAACAGCAGCGACTCCAGGCCCAAGAAACGCGAAGCACCAGAACCAATCACGCAGCATGGCCCGTACAAGACGATCAAAGTCGACAAGGGGGGATTCCTTCCCATCGAGTCGCCCGATAATCTCGTGGAACTGCTTCGGCATCCCGAGAACCTCACGCCGGACGAACTCTATGCAGTCACCGAAACGGCCGCCTTTGCCATGAGAGTCTGGCAAGATGAGTACCTGGCTCTCGATAAGCTGTATCTATACACGCATCGGCACCATCGCGAACCACTTCCCGAAGGCTCGAAGAGATCATTTATCATGGgcaacaaaaagaaaaccaatCATCCCTTGGCGCGGGTGCCCGAAGATGAGCGTGACTTTGAGGATAAGAAGGAGGCTATGCTTTACGGATACAAGCATACTTACTTCCAGGGCAACACGGGCACCCAGGTTGCATGGGCACCTCAGGATGCATTTGTTCAAGGTGGCTTCGTGCCGACACCTGCGCAAGCCCGGAAGATGGCTGCCAAGACGGCGCCTGATGATCACAATCCAGATGGATTCGCTCCTGTTCTCCGGGACGGTATTGAACATTTCCCCAAGCTTTGGGAGCCTCGTAAGGAGCCCACATTGATGAAGTTCACCCGCAAGCGCAAAGCCGCCGAGGTCGAAGCAGCTTCTAAAGCAGCCACCGACACCGAGGAGACACAAGGCGAGTCTCCGGAAGCTGATGAgaccgacgaggagctgcagcCCGCTAAGCGGCGGACTCGAGGTCGTGGTGGCAGACGTTCTGGAGTTGAATTTATTCAGTCTGAGCTTTCGACTCCGCGCagaggtggccgaggccgtggCCGGGGTAGGGGTCGCGGTGTTGGACGCCCGTCCACCCGTGCTTCCTTGGACATCCATCAGTCATACactcctccctcttcttcacgcggtcgaggccgaggccgtggTGGCATGGCAGCGGCACAGACGCGCTCAGTAACCGACACATCATCTTTGCCTGCTCTTTCTCCCATGGCCACTTCCCCATCTGGCACCCCAACAGCGAGTAAACAGACCTCGGCAGAATccctcgaagaagcccggCGATTGAAGATTGCCAACTCGAAGAACCCAAAGCGCACCAAGGCCATGTTGGACCACTGGGATCGATTCAACCGCGAGGGACGTATCCGCAACCCGAAGCGTTCCAAGGCGCAGATTGAACAGGATCGTGTGGTTGAAGAGACCCGCAAGGCAGTCGATCCTCCCAGGCCGAGTGGCCGCCGAAGAAGGTCGCCCTCACTCGCTCCAATTCCTACCGGCAACCTTGCCCCCAAGGCTTCTCCCGGCATGCCATCTCTCGCGAGCTCACAACACATGGGACCGGGGATGCCTCCCAACCCTCCCATGCCTGGATCTATGGGCATGCCACCTTATGgtcaccatggccaccccAATCCTTACGGAGCACCGCCGGgaccgcctcctccgccgcctgGACAtgtccagcttggccagcCCATGCCGCCTCAGTACGCGCCTTTCCCGTATGTGCCGTACAACATGGGACATCTCGGCCCTCCCCGTGATCCGCATCGCCGATAA
- a CDS encoding uncharacterized protein (ID:PFLUO_001815-T1.cds;~source:funannotate) — MGKKRRGPTLDEVMARPWCYYCERDFDDLKILISHQKAKHFKCERCGRRLNTAGGLSVHMSQVHKEQLTEVENALPNRAGLEVEIFGMEGMPDDVLKAHQQRVAAQFHQAEVERQATTGNPPAGGSAGGPPAKKPKLEAASDLKKRLAEHRAKRQEAIAGGSSGEGTPIGAGQAAPSPGGYAQSPQAVPVPSPAQQYSYQQVASPVYPTFPVPGGQSPAPGYGATPPPFPQQQPPPAQIQSPPNASAFPPRPGSLPPASNLPQRPAFGVPTVNAQQMQQMHMGHAIPSGYANGDATHKTEVSSSVDDLVSGAATEAAAAKTAESTEKPAKKDKSKPTRMIYSDETISPEEKMARLPRYSFVPSHKNTVLGELPAAVVTGPIRDSDTVIDPTH; from the exons atgggaaagaaaagacgtGGTCCTACGCTGGACGAGGTCATGGCCCGACCATGGTGCTACTACTGTGAGCGCGATTTCGACGACCTCAAGATCCTCATTTCGCATCAGAAAGCCAAACACTTTAAGTGTGAGCGATGCGGGCGCAGACTCAACACTGCAGGAG GATTGTCGGTGCACATGAGTCAAGTCCACAAGGAACAATTGACCGAGGTCGAGAATGCACTGCCCAACCGAGCTGGCCTCGAGGTGGAAATCTTTGGCATGGAGGGTATGCCGGACGACGTGCTCAAGGCGCACCAGCAGCGTGTCGCGGCTCAGTTCCACCAGGCTGAGGTGGAACGTCAGGCTACTACGGGTAACCCTCCGGCTGGCGGCAGTGCTGGTGGAccgccggcgaagaagccgaagctGGAGGCCGCGTCGGATCTCAAGAAGCGATTGGCCGAGCATAGGGCGAAGCGTCAAGAGGCCATTGCTGGAGGAAGTAGCGGCGAGGGAACCCCTATTGGTGCTGGGCAGGCTGCGCCGTCACCGGGAGGATAT GCACAATCACCTCAAGCCGTCCCCGTGCCTTCACCTGCTCAGCAATATTCCTACCAGCAGGTCGCCAGTCCGGTATACCCGACCTTCCCAGTGCCCGGTGGCCAATCTCCGGCGCCTGGTTATGGAGCGACCCCTCCACCCTTCCcccagcaacagccaccaCCCGCCCAAATCCAATCACCGCCCAATGCATCGGCCTTCCCACCACGACCCGGCAGCTTACCCCCCGCATCAAACCTGCCACAGCGTCCCGCCTTCGGCGTACCCACAGTCAACGCGCAGCAGATGCAACAAATGCACATGGGCCACGCCATCCCGTCGGGCTATGCAAACGGCGACGCAACTCACAAGACAGAGGTATCATCGTCCGTGGACGACCTGGTCTCTGGCGCCGCCACCGAAGCCGCAGCCGCCAAGACGGCCGAGTCGACCGAAAAACCAGCGAAGAAGGACAAGTCCAAGCCGACACGGATGATATACTCCGACGAGACGATCAGCCCGGAGGAAAAGATGGCCCGCCTGCCCAGATATTCGTTCGTTCCCAGCCACAAGAATACCGTCCTCGGAGAGCTCCCGGCCGCCGTGGTCACGGGCCCGATCCGCGATTCGGACACGGTGATCGACCCGACCCATTGA
- a CDS encoding uncharacterized protein (ID:PFLUO_001810-T1.cds;~source:funannotate), with amino-acid sequence MRQPKPDASYASTRQTRRNGPDQPLLSTFRKPRDDEPRTKPDPEPEPELNPEPATDAEPMSSSDEEDHASPSSDEEFKREKRVAGTTFDEKVAKKDEENAARRSSRSNGRGPQKRSISGVKSDREEDDDGPFSSILRSSQSQTLKRHKTAIYPSKNRLPSYARAPSSSARSTATSSPEIANRKNKLWADKDKAAETDAPSEPEELEPAFKVPMDIDISSSRRPRVRKSVKPPPTFPADSVSSTTSSKEPQTIFFDDDEYSSGLSSPLSELPSELDELDERDNREPSPRKWLCPLCKEEVDPGLLLEFEERPKQGFRQQQQFCRSHKQLSAGKEWEAHGYPEINWDGFEGRIQQHFSHLERILELRCSSYFRNRLESDRKAGTAKNLLSGDRLENMSCGYYGTKGSEKMLQTVMSRFSSKLRRLSTDDPIIKEAGVAGYAQEVLVPELAVQLVKEDMGVSDEAARQILRDSIDLGEKLNPALNDYVPLPDEARE; translated from the exons ATGCGACAACCGAAACCTGACGCGAGCTATGCGTCCACCCGGCAGACACGGCGCAATGGGCCAGATCAGCCTCTATTGTCTACCTTCCGCAAGCCACGAGACGACGAGCCGCGTACGAAACCCGATCCCGAACCCGAACCAGAACTGAACCCCGAACCTGCCACGGATGCTGAGCCTatgagcagcagcgacgaggaagatcatGCTTCACCGAGCTCGGATGAGGAATTCaagcgagagaagagggtgGCTGGGACGACATTCGATGAGAAAGTCGcgaagaaggatgaggaaAATGCAGCGCGTCGATCGTCGCGATCAAATGGCCGCGGCCCACAGAAACGGTCCATTAGTGGCGTGAAGAGCGATCGtgaggaagacgatgacggccctttctcttccatTTTGCGATCGTCACAGTCGCAGACGCTCAAGCGCCACAAGACCGCTATCTACCCCTCGAAGAACAGACTCCCCTCATATGCTCGAGCGCCGAGCTCGAGTGCGCGCTCAACCGCGACGTCCTCTCCCGAGATTGCGAACCGAAAGAACAAGCTCTGGGCCGATAAGGACAAGGCTGCAGAGACGGACGCACCATCTGAACCTGAGGAACTGGAACCTGCCTTCAAGGTGCCAATGGATATTGACATATCAAGTTCACGGAGACCTCGTGTCCGGAAGAGTGTCAAGCCTCCTCCTACCTTCCCCGCAGATTCTGTGTCGAGCACCACATCATCCAAGGAGCCACAGACAATATtcttcgacgacgatgagTATTCATCAGGATTGAGCTCTCCTCTAAGCGAACTACCGTCCGAGCTAGACGAGTTAGACGAGCGAGACAACCGAGAACCGTCTCCTCGCAAGTGGTTGTGTCCGCTGTgcaaggaagaagtcgacCCGGGATTACTGTTAGAATTCGAAGAACGACCGAAGCAAGGCttccgccagcagcagcaattcTGCAGATCCCACAAACAACTAAGCGCCGGGAAAGAATGGGAAGCCCATGGCTACCCCGAAATCAACTGGGATGGATTTGAGGGGCGGATTCAGCAGCATTTCTCACACCTGGAGCGTATCTTGGAGCTCAGATGCTCCTCCTATTTTCGGAACAGACTCGAATCTGACAGGAAGGCGGGCACAGCAAAGAACTTGTTATCTGGCGACAGGTTGGAAAACATGTCCTGTGGGTATTATGGTACCAAAGGATCGGAGAAAAT GCTACAAACGGTGATGAGCCGGTTCTCTTCGAAACTGCGGCGCTTGTCCACTGATGACCCAATTATCAAAGAGGCAGGCGTAGCTGGCTACGCACAGGAGGTCCTGGTGCCTGAGCTAGCGGTGCAACTGGTCAAGGAGGACATGGGGGTCAGTGATGAGGCAGCTCGGCAGATCCTGAGGGATAGCATTGACCTCGGTGAGAAGCTGAATCCGGCTCTCAACGATTATGTGCCCTTGCCGGACGAGGCGAGGGAATGA
- a CDS encoding uncharacterized protein (ID:PFLUO_001814-T1.cds;~source:funannotate), whose product MSSNPLPTNSALALSLLTSLGGAIGYAKTGSLPSIVAGLSVGALYMFGFARLRSGQSYGEELGLLASAVLGGSSIPRAIKTGGKPVPMGLSVLATYGLVVFGLAFNNKRAASL is encoded by the exons ATG AGCTCCAACCCCCTCCCCACAAACTCAGCCCTCGCGCTGTCGCTGCTGACCTCCCTGGGCGGCGCAATCGGGTACGCCAAAACTGGGTCTCTCCCCTCAATCGTCGCGGGCCTCTCTGTGGGCGCGCTGTACATGTTCGGCTTTGCACGCCTGCGCTCCGGCCAGTCCTACGGCGAGGAACTCGGTCTGCTGGCCTCCGCTGTGCTGGGTGGCAGCTCCATCCCGCGCGCCATCAAGACGGGGGGGAAGCCTGTTCCCATGGGACTGAGCGTGCTGGCTACCTATGGGCTCGTGGTTTTTGGGCTGGCCTTCAATAATAAGAGGGCTGCTTCTCTTTAA
- a CDS encoding uncharacterized protein (ID:PFLUO_001817-T1.cds;~source:funannotate) has protein sequence MRLPYVQDPPPTSTPDEANILANVQARRAPNPLLPLDRALLHAFPVADGWNSFIGAIRTRTSLSTVVRELAICRVAVINRAHFEWEQHAPLLTAGGLSREALDLVGDTQVDFSDKNKTTVLSAEERAVLKYTDAMTKTVSVPDEVFRELKDCFNEREVVEITATVAAYNCVSRFLVALDVGEQNH, from the coding sequence ATGCGTCTGCCCTACGTCCAGGACCCGCCACCTACCAGCACCCCAGATGAAGCAAACATCCTCGCCAACGTGCAAGCCCGTCGGGCACCCAATCCCCTGCTACCTCTCGACCGAGCACTTCTGCACGCGTTCCCCGTGGCGGATGGCTGGAACTCGTTTATCGGCGCCATTCGCACCCGCACCAGCTTGTCCACCGTAGTCCGGGAACTGGCAATCTGCCGCGTCGCTGTGATCAACCGCGCCCATTTCGAGTGGGAACAGCATGCGCCGTTGCTCACAGCGGGCGGACTGAGTCGAGAGGCGTTGGATTTGGTGGGGGATACACAGGTGGATTTCTCGGATAAGAATAAGACCACAGTTCTCAGCGCAGAGGAGAGGGCGGTGCTCAAGTATACGGACGCGATGACCAAGACGGTGTCAGTCCCAGATGAGGTCTTTCGGGAGTTGAAGGATTGTTTCAATGAGAGGGAAGTGGTAGAGATTACGGCGACGGTTGCGGCCTATAACTGCGTTAGTCGGTTCTTGGTCGCATTAGATGTAGGAGAGCAGAATCATTAA
- a CDS encoding uncharacterized protein (ID:PFLUO_001813-T1.cds;~source:funannotate) has protein sequence MFFVLTSILPYLPEMIEYVGVPKNEVARWVGTTSAVAAGSQALMAIPWGTASDYVGRKPVILLCLTFTMILSIVFGMSQNLAMLLISRGLLGFLNGNVGIIRTMVAEMVPERELQPRAFSIMPLVWTIGSIFGPAFGGALANPAEKNPRLFGHIEFLRKYPFALPNLASACFFIVGITIGFLFMKETLAAKKDQRDYGLVLGQTLTRSCTSRRKREILDSKAADEERRALLPSNRSAGNRPTRRPTWGEVFTPQSNLVLLSYTLMAMHSMAFDSLFPVFLHYPEQDFYSNPDVHLPFKFAGGFGVDSQTIGVFYTIIGILGILVQFLLFPAAAQRYGVLNCLKVSSLFFPVIFFIVPFTVLVPLALRKPAAILILLAKLTVTIFGFPSCTILLTNSASSLSVLGTLNGVGTSISSIGRAAGPALMGVAFSYGVEKGYLIIPWWMLTVLGVISAVPVFWMVESEGFVRDDTDDVNDENESHDTNDSRGLSGNGYGSVDSRKDGQRPDEAAERAA, from the exons ATGTTTT TTGTGCTCACCTCGATCCTGCCCTACCTG CCGGAGATGATAGAATATGTCGGCGTCCCCAAAAATGAAGTTGCTCGCTGGGTCGGcaccacctccgccgtcGCGGCAGGCTCTCAGGCCCTCATGGCCATACCTTGGGGCACGGCATCAGACTACGTTGGCCGCAAGCCAGTCATTCTGCTCTGTCTAACATTCACCATGATCCTATCGATCGTCTTCGGTATGTCCCAGAATCTAGCGATGTTGCTGATCTCGCGTGGATTGCTGGGCTTTCTGAACGGCAATGTCGGCATCATTCGCACGATGGTCGCCGAGATGGTGCCCGAGAGGGAACTACAGCCGCGCGCTTTCAGTATCATGCCACTGGTCTGGACGATTGGGAGTATATTTGGGCCTGCCTTTGGAGGGGCACTGGCGAACCCGGCGGAGAAGAACCCGCGTCTCTTTGGACACATTGAGTTCCTGCGGAAGTATCCTTTTGCACTCCCTAATCTGGCATCTGCGTGTTTCTTTATCGTTGGTATCACTATTGGGTTCCTCTTCATGAAG GAAACCTTGGCGGCCAAGAAAGATCAACGCGATTACGGCCTGGTGCTCGGCCAGACACTTACAAGATCGTGCACCTCCCGCAGAAAGCGCGAAATCCTTGATTCCAAGGCCGCGGATGAGGAGCGCAGAGCCTTGCTTCCCAGTAATAGGAGTGCAGGCAATCGACCTACGCGGCGCCCAACCTGGGGCGAGGTGTTTACGCCGCAGTCGAATCTCGTGCTACTCTCCTATACACTAATGGCCATGCACAGCATGGCGTTCGATTCACTGTTTCCAGTATTCCTGCATTATCCGGAACAAGACTTCTACAGTAATCCCGACGTGCATCTGCCGTTCAAGTTCGCCGGCGGATTCGGCGTGG ACTCCCAAACCATTGGCGTGTTCTACACGATCATCGGCATTTTAGGCATACTCGTGcaattcctcctcttcccggCCGCCGCACAGCGGTACGGGGTCCTGAACTGCCTTAAAgtctcctcgctcttcttcccagtcatcttcttcatcgtcccATTCACAGTACTGGTGCCGCTCGCGCTGCGCAAACCGGCCGCGATCCTAATCCTGCTGGCCAAGCTCACCGTGACGATCTTCGGGTTCCCCAGCTGCACCATCCTGCTCACCAATTCCGCTTCCAGTCTCAGTGTCCTCGGCACCCTGAATGGCGTCGGGACAAGCATCAGTTCCATAGGCCGCGCGGCGGGGCCGGCGCTTATGGGCGTGGCGTTCTCGTATGGTGTTGAGAAGGGGTATTTGATTATCCCGTGGTGGATGCTAACGGTGTTGGGGGTTATTAGTGCCGTGCCTGTGTTTTGGATGGTGGAGAGTGAGGGGTTCGTCCGTGATGATACTGATGATGTTAATGATGAGAATGAGAGCCATGATACGAATGACTCGCGAGGTCTGTCGGGTAATGGGTATGGGTCTGTTGACTCGAGAAAAGATGGGCAACGCCCTGACGAGGCCGCTGAGCGTGCGGCTTGA